The following proteins are encoded in a genomic region of Magnolia sinica isolate HGM2019 chromosome 1, MsV1, whole genome shotgun sequence:
- the LOC131240831 gene encoding protein FLX-like 1: MSGRNRGPPHSMKGGPHPSMHDPPFARGMGPMPPHPALLDDLRDGPPFFRGGPRPPPIPPAAIMEERLAGQHHEIQGLLVDNQRLAATHVALKQELAAAQHELQLMAHSAGAMEAGSDMQLRELFEKSMKMDADLRAAEAMRSELMQVRSDIQKLSASRQELAGQVQALTQDLSRATADLQQAPALKAEIEAMKQELQRARAAIEYEKKGHAENYEHGQAMEKNLILMAREVEKLRAEIANAEKRAHATAAAAVNPGAGYGGNYGNTDAGYGGNTYPAGYGMNPVQGGAEGVPQYGPGPGSWSAYDMQRAHGRR, translated from the exons ATGTCCGGGAGAAATCGCGGGCCCCCACATTCAATGAAGGGCGGGCCCCATCCTTCCATGCACGACCCTCCCTTCGCCCGTGGCATGGGCCCCATGCCTCCTCACCCCGCCCTTCTCGACGATCTCCGTGACGGTCCTCCCTTCTTCCGGGGTGGCCCTCGGCCCCCGCCGATCCCCCCGGCGGCTATCATGGAGGAGAGGCTCGCGGGTCAGCACCACGAGATCCAAGGCCTCCTGGTCGACAACCAACGGTTGGCTGCCACACACGTCGCCCTGAAGCAGGAGCTCGCTGCCGCCCAGCACGAGCTGCAGCTGATGGCCCACTCCGCGGGTGCGATGGAGGCCGGGTCGGACATGCAGCTGAGGGAGCTCTTTGAGAAGTCGATGAAAATGGATGCGGATCTCCGGGCCGCAGAGGCCATGCGGTCCGAGCTGATGCAAGTTCGTTCAGATATTCAGAAGCTTAGTGCTTCAAGACAGGAGCTTGCTGGCCAGGTTCAAGCACTCACGCAAGATTTGAGTAGAGCCACTGCTGATTTGCAGCAGGCTCCTGCGCTGAAGGCAGAAATTGAGGCCATGAAACAGGAGTTGCAGAGGGCAAG AGCTGCCATTGAGTATGAGAAGAAAGGACATGCTGAGAATTATGAACATGGTCAAGCAATGGAGAAGAATTTGATCTTGATGGCTCGTGAGGTGGAAAAGCTACGTGCGGAGATTGCTAATGCAGAGAAAAGGGCACATgcgactgctgctgctgctgtgaacCCAG GTGCAGGTTATGGTGGAAATTATGGCAATACTgatgctggatatggaggaaataCTTATCCTGCTGGCTATGGCATGAATCCT GTACAAGGTGGTGCGGAAGGTGTTCCACAATATGGACCTGGGCCTGGCTCTTGGAGTGCATATGACATGCAACGAGCTCATGGACGTAGATGA